From the genome of Triticum aestivum cultivar Chinese Spring chromosome 1A, IWGSC CS RefSeq v2.1, whole genome shotgun sequence:
cgtcaccttgaccaggttgaggtctccttctaagagatccctaatgcggccctgcaacaggggcacgtctttggataacccccaatctaatcctttgttgacccataacgctagccgtggtgggggacccgagtgaaaggcaggaggcgccacccacttggcgctcctaggagcggtgatagaaccactctcgttgccacaagccgagctcctcttgaaaggagccctcgggccatggagcatcggcattcttacttatgacagcacctccgcactctgcgtgccgtccctcgatcatcttcggctccactccaaaagtcttgagccataatccgaagtgaggagtaacacggaggaacgcttcgcacacaacaatgaatgaggaaacgtggaggatggactccggagctaggtcatgaaattccagcccataatagaacatcagccccctcacgaagggatccatcgggaagcctaaaccccgaaggaagtgagacatgaacactacgctctcaccaggctggggactgggaatagcctgcctttgagcaggcaacctatgcgaaatttcggcggtcaaaaacttagcctctctcaaccttagcacgtcctcctccgtgacggaggagggcatccatcggccttgaaggtcggaactggacattgtcaaaggtccgaagcgcctggaatctggagcctagggtgttggaactcgaggcgacaggcgaacttgttttgagattggagaaaaggagtaaggccttggtctctttataagaggttgaataccaggagccctccccgtaaccgtttgggactcgcctttaatcgagaaaacatgctaacgggcacgattgggttacccacgtccgtattgatgagaatcccgtaaataaaggggacacgatctctgctttgacaagacgtgccaaggaaaccgcctcgcaaaacacgctgaggtggagaagtgaaaacgatttgaataaaggcttggccgtagtgtgatgtcacgctgcggaatacgtcagcagattagatttgtgttaatattattctctctatggcaatacgtggaagcttattttgcagagccggacactactcttggtgtttacaaacttttatgaagaatttggaggaggaacccgccttgcaatgccgaagacaatctgcgcgtcggactcgtcgtcattgaagcctggttcaggggctactgagggagtcctggattagggggtgttcgggtagccggactataccttcagccggactccaggactatgaagatacaagattgaagactccgtcccgtgtccggatgggactttccttggcgtggaaggcaagcttggcgatgcggatattcaagatctcctaccattgtaaccgactttgtgtaaccctaaccctctccggtgtctatataaaccggagggttttagtccgtaggacaacttcatcatacaacaatcataccataggctagcttttagggtttagcctccttgatctcgtggtagatctactcttgtactacccatatcatcaatattaatcaagcaggacgtagggttttacctccatcaagagggcccgaacctgggtaaaacattgtgtcccttgtctcctgttaccatccggcctagacgcacagttcgggaccccctacccgagatccgccggttttgacaccgacagtgactttggagtgactctttgttgcatgttgagggatagttatgtgatccagttatgttatcattgttgagggaacttgcactggcgaaagtatgaaccataggccttatttcctagcattgcaataccgttttagctcacttttatcattagttaccttgctgtttttattatttcagattacaaaaacctttatctactatccatataccacttgtatcaccatctcttcaccgaactagtgcgcctatacaatttaccattgtattgggtgtgttggggacacaagagactctttgttatttggttgcagggttgcttgagagagaccatcttcatcctacgcctcctacggattgataaaccttaggtcacccacttgagggaaatttgctactgtcctacaaacctctgcacttggaggcccaacaaagtctacaagaagaaggttgtgtagtagacatcactcactcatagcatatgacaagttcaatggattgtcaaacatgatgtgaccaaaagaattttcacatgatatcctatggagcatagcatcacaactaggcaactcaacacgctcatcatcatattcatcataaataggtaagtcatgacatgatgaagtcgcactagcatgaagtatggtaataggtgtgtcaacatcatgcaagcaatcattgtgaATATAGTCCActggtgggacaagagaagcaccatcacctatgttacctttggagctccGCTCATGTGGTGtgggtgaggtgtcgaagaccgagTCATTGTCATCTTCATTGTGATAGAACCATGTAGGGGGTGCAtcgtattccaccatggccatcatcttgtccataggaaggacgaagtcgtcgaggatcggcgcgtcatcatatatgggacctagcaccaaaggagaagacacaatagagggaGAGGGTAAGTTGTTAGAAAtgtcttgcctatccatcacaagactcgagcaaatgtgagtggaagaaaggaaagtacTAGACCAgtgtaccttatccaatgttgaagatggatcaatgatcactcaataatgcaacaaggaaataacacaattggtaccggatcttgtcaattctcacacctacacaagtaaggcttatggtggagctcggtgaggatagtggcacaaaaatttgatgcaaattgttagcaagagtcaataatgttggaaaagattcacaaattcgcaagtgaaataagtagaccaatagcaatgggtggtacacggaaacacacacacacggatagataaatggggtcgtgcaaccaaggaatgagcacaaaatgtggaatccacgaaaaacgctTGTGTTGcataactcaagagagacgctagcacaattgctcaataggcggatacgacacttgtgcacaacctataagatgcaaaatgtatgagctttctatcccaagtatgctatgtgtatgatgttccggtcTTTCGcatacgatgatccaagatgatcaatatggtagtatggtatgcaatgtggcgatgctatggctcttgcttacaagctctttgctctcttttttgcataaaagcttattctcttgtttttatatggccactatgcgaaatgcacaaaccaagatagtgattttgtatatgcaggaacaatcttgtgacacaagagatgatatgataccaagatgataccaatatgatatggtatgtatgcaatggaaggtacgaatcactaatatgcacaagtaacattgtcggcaatactcaaatagctagtctcgataggcaagtgatgcaaaatgggccaaatggttaacaatgtaatggcaagaatgtacgatgaagggataccacgataccaagatgatatagaggttaccgttcttgcttacagtTAGGGTGTCAAGATGGTGAAGATGTCAATGTCGATGACGACCtcatggcgatgatgagtggcggtgttcttgatgtagataccaagatgatgtagacccgtccctaagtagccgaaacacattaggaaacggtaaaaaccgcaaactcaaaatctcatacGGAACAAGTCAAATGGTGGAAGCGGAGATGGCAATGCGGAAgtagtggtggtggttgatgaagaagcaaccgtccctaagtagccgaaacaccttaggagactcaagtcaccactcaaacaACCGCAAATGCTATATGTAACAaaaagggttaggttgcggaaggctatggtggttttgcggatgatatggtggagggcctaggcaaagatgccaaaatgtcaaaaaaaatggagtcaaatggtgttggaacctaactaggtggatgggggatgtcaatagctactcaacgagctaaagaacgtgaaaatcggactccggatgtggaagttatgggcgAAATGGTGAAGTGCTCGCGGCTGGCCTGGGAGGGCCGTGCACACGGGGTCtagggcccgtgggcacggggtcccgtGCACACGGTACACACACCgagggcacggggtcacctgggacacgCGAGTTTGGCGGAGTTCTTCGCGATCTGGTCTCCAAATGGATGAATTTCGTTGCTGGGGTTTAGCTGGGGTATGGGGGTGGTATGGGAGGGTGGGGTGGGCGAAAACCAAGTGGCAGAAGCGCACTGGaagggccgtgcgcacggggtctgtctggcccgtgtgcacggggtcccgatggcccgtgcgcacggggtgttctGTGAGTGGACGAACTGCTCTAGATCCGTGGGTAATCTCGAATCTGAGGTCAAAATTGAAGGATGGAAGGTAGGGGAAGATGGAGGAacgctagatccacttgaaaccaagaaaatccatggatcaaatctaACAAAAACTCCTCAAATCAACAAACCACAAAAaacaattggggctatttttggtgggaatttttaaaattgggacaaaaacaacaaaactaggctagaaaacaaagagaggggctccaatttcgtgatcaaccttgctcatgatgccaagatgttgtagggtggaaccctaagtggagatctttcacgaattggaggggaatccccaagaacaagatgaacacaagagagaggaaacactcaaattgactagatccaatcacacatatgctagatccaaaaATACACAAGAGCTCACAATGATCcaagaacaacaaaggaaagatacatggtactagttcatcccaatcctatgaggagagaggtcttgatgatcctatgatgtgTATCCTTCCTTAGATGGGGTCTTGATATCCACAAgtggatcttctccaagaggagggcttgatctccaagaggagcttctTCAAGAGGTGGTCTAGATCTCCTAGAGGATGAAGATGagcaaagccctcttttgtgttctaaatactttgctatccctcacaaatggtctaggtacggaatatataggtaGGTGGATGGAGGGGACGAAGAGGAGGCCCAACAGCAGCTCACAGCCGTCCATCCTAAtgggcccgtgcacacgggggtcccatgggcacgatacaagcccatgcgcacggggtgctccagcgccagctccctgtgtagtccgtgcgcacggggtcctagaggcccgtgggcacggggtcgcctaggaggtgcagagttgatcttgttgcactccttcttcctcctcgcggcCTTGTGGTGCTTCTCCTACTCCTTTGGGGTGTTCCTCACCAGCTTGTGGTCGTCGGTCGTCGTATCTAAGGACACATAGAgcactttggtgaggtagcaagcaagtccaatggatattcatgatattctcaaagaagagcgggttcaccttaattcCGGTAGGACCACTTCGGACTCGAGCTGCTATAACGGTGTACATgatgatgtccgtaggatgctccgcatcaaaaccTGGGTTCTCAATCTACTCCCTTGTGAAATTTCATGAAAAAATACCAGGAAATGTATCCATGGCGACGGAAATACTGTCCGAACAAAAATTCATCCAAACAGCTTTTTTTTCTATACAATggatttttttgtcttttttgccacgaaTACATTTTCTGCTATTTTCCCATGAAATTTCACACGGGAGTAGATCGGGAACCCAGGTTTGATATCCCAATATCtcagatttttttttgtttctcgGTATAATTTTGAATTTAATGTTCGTATAGGAGTGTGGAGCACCCGGGTGCTACAAATCCGCTTCcctgtttagatcactactttttaatctaaatgctcttatattagtttacggagggagtacttgttatgTCCGTGATGTTATAGATCTATCTATTTTAAGCTCAAGTTTGAATTTGCATTTCAAATATCATGTGTGGAatagtatgatgcatgatcataaaTATTTGAATCATCATCTGATGAAACATGGAGATTTGTTGGAGCGTAGGAGCAATATAGAAGATTTAGGTAGTCTACTGGAGAAGCCCGCAATTTTTTGCCTGATGAAATAAATGTATCACATGTATTGGAGACGCTATTACGTCCTCGAATTTTTTTCAAGGGTGTCCTTAAATTTGTGTTTCTTGTTTGGGTCGTCCTGAATTTAATTGAGCGATATTTTCTAGCTTGTCCCCTATGGCACATGCAGAAAATTCAAAATCCTATGGCTACACATTTGATGCCAAAATGTGGCGATTCCTACTCATTTTTCATACAATATTTTCaatatatttttaaaaatgttcacttttTTAGACAACTTAATATTTTTAAATATCtttatatacataatatatatCATTTATTTTCTAGTAAACCGAAAAAACAGTGTGCGCTCGCTACATGGGTCGGCCCAGTCAGGGGGATTCTGTGTGCACATGGCCGATAGAATGTCACAGCGAGCAACAACTAAGAGGCCCCTCCAACTTTTATATTATACTTGCAAAAGAGCCCGTTCGTTGCAACGGGTTAATTTTTTTCATAATCTCCAATGGCCATGatcacattttgctgcatcaccgagatacactatcactctcaattttGTGGAATCATGAGTACTTTTTTTAAActcgtgattttttttcaaattcaagaacACTTTTACAAAGTTTTGaaaattttctaaaatcaagaacatttcatgaattcatgaacattttatactatttgcaaagattttttttaaattgtgaCCATTTTTTAAACTATTTTCTTGAATCTGCGAACATTGCtagaatgtacaaacattgttttGAAAATTGGTGAAACAATTTCTGAAATTCACGAATAATTTTtcatttaatgaacattttttgaaatgcatggccattttttgaatcagcgaacattttatgaattaagaatcacaaaaaaaaacattttatgaatgaattaactattttgtaagtcacaaACAGTTCTTGAATTCTTAGGATATTTTTtccattcatgaatattttttgaattggcgaaattttgttcaatttcattaaaaTATAAATGCAGGAcacggacgtgcacgtccgtgaGCGTTTCAAGGGACATATTTGACATATCCGGCTCTAGATGCTCTTAGGACATCTCCAACGCAATCCCTCAAAATGAATACCACAAATGTCCGCGGACCGATACGGGAGCCGACCATCCAACGACATTTTTCACTGTTCTAACCTTGTCAAGGAACTTTAGCACAAAATGAACGTCACACATAATTATTGCACAATCTTACCCTTTTCAGAAATGCCACGCTTATGGCGTTGCTGCCCTATTTGAAAACGCCAAAATCACCCACGTTGCTGGCCTGGTCCAGACGGTATGTAGCAGGGCAGAAACGCCATCATGTGTGGCGTTGCTGCCTTATTTGAAAACGCCAAAATCACCCATATTGGTGGCCTGGTCCAGACGGTATGTAGCAGGGCAGAAACGCCATCGTGTGTGGCGTTGCTGCCCAAATATTAAACACCATTGTTAGTGGTGTTTCCAGCAACCTGTTCATATTGCCACTTATCTATAAAGGGGAGCAACGTAGGCTAGTTTGGCGTTTCCAAACAAAGCAGAAACGCCACAAGGCCATGGCAAAGTGCAGATCGTGAAATAAATTTTTGGGAAGTTTATTTTGTGCTAAAGTTTTCAGACATGGTCAAAATAGTGAAAACAGCCCCATCCAACCTTATACCTCAAATTTCGTCTCCATTAAGTGATAAATAGCAGCGGCAATAATCTTCTGCCAAATAGTAGCCAGTAGCAACGGTCACATTTTACTGGATTTAGTGGCTTCCACCAAACATGTGTGACTCACTATGCTACTAATCCATGCATTAGTTGCTTCCGCCAAGCACTTGAAGAAGACTTCCGTCAACTCTATGATGCTGGTGCATTCAGCTTCCGCCAAGCACTTGAAGAAAAAATAGTGGCTTCCGCCCAATGAGCTTTCGAAGCCTTCCGCCATAGTTCATGCATGCCGTCTgtcaaacagaaagaaaaaaagacAGCAATGGCCTTCCATAATCCAGACGGTGAGAAGAGATTATACATGATGGCTTTTAATTAGCCGGACGGACGTTTGGACTCCCCAAAATATTTTCCTAATTTGCTTCCGATAAGCGATAATAATTCAAACATGCGAACTGGTCCGCTAACGTTTGGGGCACTATATTGGACGAAAAAAAAACGTCCAAACACCTTGGTCGAGAGTCGAGACGTTTACGGGCGATTTGAAGGATGGCGTTGGAGACGCCCTCAGATATAAGTCGCCATGTGTGGTTGCATCACCCTCATGGCCCAATTCATGTACCTATAAACATCTCCATTAATCAATGAAGCTTGGCGTGAGTTtcctaaaaaaacagaaaagaatttGAGGGTGACCCAATTCATGCTGTTACTCTGGTCTTACTTTGCCGTCACGCTCCGGCTCTGCAGCCAGCATATACCGTTGTGACGGCTCGGTCGGATGCCGCAACCAGCCGCGTGGGACGCGCACCGGCCGTTGCGGCTGCTTTCCGGCCGTCCTGCCGCCAAAGCTCCTGACGAACAACGGCGCCGGGCCAATCAATCATCTTCTCCCAGCCCCCCGGTCCAATAGCATCCGGGGTCGATCGCGTCCGCGTAGAAAAACTGGGACGGTGATGATTCCGATCCCACGAGCTCCCGTGCAAAAGCAGATAGCCAGTCACTGGCTACTAGCTTGACGACCCTAGGCCCGGTTGTGTACACACGCCTTTTCTTTCGCTTCAGAAAGGCGATCCATCGGGGCAAAAGCAACGAAACTTCACTGGACGTCGAGCGAGAGAATCCACGAGACGAACCACACGGTGTCGTACTACACTTGCTGTTCGCACCTTGTCCGTTGCGTGCCATCGATCGAGGGAACGTTGCACTGTAGACAGTACGGCTTGTATCCCTGTCTGTTACCGTATTCTTGTTTACACACACTACACGGTCCAGGCTCGCTCGTACGTGTGGGACGCGCGCGGCGACCTACCCGCGCGGTTGCTTTCCGGCCGTCCTGCTGCCAAAGCTCCTGACGAACCCGACGCCCGGCCAATCAATCCTCTTCTCCCAGCCCCGGGTCCAACAGCATCCCTCCGGGCTCCGGGGGTGATCTCGTCCGTGCACAAAAACGTGGACGGGGTTGATTCCGATTCCCGGGCCACGCCGCGCAGCTGGATGCTCTATGTATGATAGCGGATCGACGTGGCTTGGCCAGCTAGCTTGACGACCCCAGCTCCGGTCATGTACACACACCTTTTCTTTCGTTTCAAAAAAGGCCATCCATCGGGCGGCCAACTTGCAACGCAAAAGCAGCGACACTTCACCCAAACATCCAGCCACAGAATGCACCAAACAAAACACAGCATCTGCATAGTACATTTGCTGAATGCATAACCCTAGGATGATGTCCCCCAAGTCATGTCAAATTGGATGTCAGGAAAAATAGGTTTCGATGGTGCAGCGGGATTTCCAGCAGTAGACGAGTGTTTAAGAAGAAAAAGTGTTGTCCGATGTATAAAGTTTTAAAAaacctgttttctattttttgagaTTCGCTAGTAATGGCTTGCTTTGAAAGAAAAAATCAATATAAATACCTTAAGCTACATTTTTTTATTACGAGGCGTCTATTCATATGTCATCATCACCTTCTCGTTCTACTAGCTAGTTGCGTGCCCTCGAGGGTAGTGTGCACAGTACGCCTTGTGTCACTCTCACCGCGATATTCCTGTACAGTACATGCATAGCACGAAACCCACGCTCGATCGTACACGTGCACAAAGCTTGGGTGGGTGCTGGGCCCGTACACAAAAGTTGGGCCAGCCGCTCTACTCTTGGTGCGTGCCCCCGGGGCTTGGCCGCTAGCTCTAGCTTCACTGTACTAGTTATATCAACTTTAATGAGACGATTCATTTTATTCATCCGCGTTCGTTTGAGTAGACGTGAGTAAAAGTGGTGGTCCAACAGGCCGACCCAAACTCAAATCATGTCTGTttcgcgtccgcgccgacgtaTTTACGACCTAAATTTGTgtcccaaatgcgtcggcgcgaaCGCCGAATGGACACCACGCGCGTCTTCTCACTATCCATGGCGCCCCCGTCTGGCGGCCGTGCAACTGCCCGCTGTCCACGCGGTCAGCTTATTTATGACCACGGGCCTACGCGTCAGCAACGGCGGTCGCCCTTTTTTAagccgcctccgccggcgccggcaCATCGCAGAGGATGCGCGTGAACGTGTCAGTGCActaggcggagtggcactggcagcaccgccAGCCTCTGCCGTACCCTGACGTGACactgccgcacgactggcatctggatccagataGGATCCCAGTGTCGGCTGCGCCGCGGTCGGCTAGGGCGCACGCGAAGGAGGTGCGGCACCGGCGGGCGCTGCTGGCGCCGGAGCAGCCCCGCGAAGCCGCCTATGCCACTGACTCGCCGAACTGAAAGagatggttcgccttcgagcacgaggaggcgaggcgacacggcgtgcgcgaggtcgaccgCAACATGCCGCCGCCCCTGctcgtcgtccgcgaggaggaccaggcggcccttgcggcggTCTACCGCGAGAGACAGGAGGACGAGCAGCGGATGATGGAGATGGTGGAGGGAGAGGAGGCTCGgtacgaggcggccatggcgcaggcccttgccctctccgcggccggcgaTTGCGTGGTGTCGCCGGTGGCCCCGTCGTCCCCTCCCCGACGCAGCGTCAAGGCCGACCCAGAGCCCGAGTCGGAGCCCATCGAGCACTACTCCTGGACGGGAGTGCTGCGCGAGTGGGTGTCTGCGCCCCCGGTTTGGTTGGGGGCGGCCCCGACGCAGGAGCAGGCATATCTCGAGATGTGGCGCGGGCGCcggctggccgaggagcgccgTCGCGGCGAGTATGAgaagatgctcgagcgcgacctcgaggaggaggcgcgcctgacAACGGCTGCACAGGCGGCCGCACAGCCCCCCGCGCCGGTCCTGCCCGCGCCGGAACAGCCCCCGCGCCCGCACTGCCCGTGCCGCAACAGCTGCCCGCGGCCCATATCGCCGCCGCCTGGAACACGAcgttcccctgggccggccctgcGCCGACGCTCATCGATCTCACCGACCCCGAAAACGACGATGACGCCGCCTAGGGCAGCACGCCACCTTgtagtttagtttttttagttttatttaatgctaatgtggacgcgtggactctcgccggccttcgtgACCGGTTTTAATGTTTAATTAAGTTGTTTATATTTTTAaatatgcatgaacattttttttggtCGGTGGCGTCAAAATGGGTCGGGCCAGCGTTGAACGCACGAGCCGACCCAAACGCGAAAGCGGATGTTCATATCCATCTGACCGACCTAAACGGACAGaaagcggacgaaatcgccgtccgtttaggtcggcccgttggagttgctcttactcaCTCGTACGCTGGCAGTGTGCATGTACTTCCCGACCCGGCCTTTTCCCGCCAAGCGCACTTGTGCCGAGCTCCGACGAAGCCTCCCGGCACCCGCGCGCCACCTTCCGGGCATCTTCCTCCTCCCGGCAAGCTCCCATCTGAATACCTGAAAGTGCCACACGGTACGCCATGTACCAACACTGTCAGATAGAACACCACGATACAATACAACCCCAACATTTTCCTCCACAGCTAGCCACACCACACGTACCCATGAACAACGACGACGATGAATCTTCCACGAAATTCACAGTGAACTTGAGGCCATGCAAACCATTACGCCCCCTCTAcacgcaaaaaaaaagaaaactggGATCAAATGAACCATCAGCCGTGACCGGTGAGAGTGACGCAGCTAGTtggtcactgggatcgaacacgtCACTTGTCAGTGAGGAATCACTTAATTAAGTGCAGGAAGAGTGTTAATCAATGGCAGTACGACCGCTTAGATCGGATAAGTGGTCGGAGAGTACTATCGTATAGTAGTAGTAGTCTTGTTGGCTCGGACCGGTCCAAATGTACGGATCGCACTcacacactcacactcacactcatcAGTCCAGCAGACGTGTATTATACTCTCGTCAACTTTTCTCGGGTCATCGGTCAAAATTGCGCACCAATTCTGTGCTTAGCGCTTGCCCGGTCCGGCCCTATAAatcctcctcctcccctgtcgCCACCACACCAAGCTCATCAACTCTCATCGCAATTCACAACCCGCGAAGCGCGCGCACGCTCGCCCACGCCAGGTGCTGCTGAGCTGAACCGGGGGCCGGGCATGGACGACAcggcggcgacgctggcgacggagCTGGACGGGCTGCTGGCCATGGCGAGGGAGCTGGAGGTGCGCCTCGAAGGCGaccagggcgcgccgggcaccgCCAGGGAGCTCTGCGCCGCTCTGGCCGCGTCCGTCGACCGGGCCATGCGCCTCGCCGGGAGCAgcccgcgcggcggcggcgacggcgaaggcaatGCCACCGGCAGGGCGAGCGTGAGCGGCAGGAAGGCCGCGGCGGGGAAGGTGAGGAGGCAGGTGCGGGTGGCGTCGGTGACGGACGCGGGGCCGCTCAACGACGGGCTCAGCTGGCGCAAGTACGGCCAGAAGGACATCCTCGGCGCCCCGTACCCGCGGGCATACTTCCGGTGCACGCACCGGCACACGCAGGGCTGTCAGGCCACCAAGCAGGTGCAGCGCGCCGCTGCCGACCCGCTGCTCTTCGACGTCGTGTACCACGGCACGCACACCTGCGCCTGCGCCCAGGCCGCCGCGCATCAACAGTCGCCTGCTAGCTTCGGGCAGGAGCAGCAGAGCCCGCCGGCCGCGGCGCCGGAGGAGATTCAGTGGCCGGCCACGCCGCCCTCGTTCCCTTCCCCGCCGGCCGGCAACGTTGGCGACTGCTACCCCTCCGTGTGCGAGCTTGACGGCGGCTACGGCTACGGCTACGCTGCCGGCGGAGGCCTCGGGGCTGACATGTGGTTCGGGAGTCAACTGGACGAGTGGTTCCTGAATCTGTCCGAGGTTAAGAACCTGTAGGTGCTTGCTGCAGCCAGCATCGTACTGTGTAGTGTATTCGCAGCACTGCAGCTGTATTTAGATTCAGACTCGTGTGATCGCCGGCCTGAGCGGACGAAGTGCAGAATTCTCGAGCAGGGGAGCGGCATCGGATGAGTAGTTAGTTAGTCCAACAGTTTGCATCTCGAGCAGGGAAAACAATTGAACTATCAACGTCTAGAGACTTAATTTGATTCTTACGTAAGCGAACGGTAAGCATCGTGAACTAGAAGTAGTTAGTCCAACTGATTCCAGCCATGGCGAGAGAAAACAACTGAACCATCAACATCCACAGGGACAAATATGAAAGTACATCAACGTCTTACGCGTCTATATGTTCCTCACTGCGACGTATAGTCGAGCAAACAACATTGTTTTTAGTGTGTTTTTTCTCCCTGGATTCC
Proteins encoded in this window:
- the LOC123069083 gene encoding transcription factor WRKY19, which translates into the protein MDDTAATLATELDGLLAMARELEVRLEGDQGAPGTARELCAALAASVDRAMRLAGSSPRGGGDGEGNATGRASVSGRKAAAGKVRRQVRVASVTDAGPLNDGLSWRKYGQKDILGAPYPRAYFRCTHRHTQGCQATKQVQRAAADPLLFDVVYHGTHTCACAQAAAHQQSPASFGQEQQSPPAAAPEEIQWPATPPSFPSPPAGNVGDCYPSVCELDGGYGYGYAAGGGLGADMWFGSQLDEWFLNLSEVKNL